In Vibrio stylophorae, the genomic stretch GAGATTTGAGCAAGCGCACAGGAGTAGGGATTGTCATGATTATTTTCTCGAACTCTCTTGCAATATCCACCATGGTTATAAGGTTATGGGTTAATGGCGAGGCAACATGTTTCAATTTTCCACGGCAAATCGAATTCTATTTGGTGAAGGCGCATTAGAGCGCTCGCTCTCTTTACTGAATCAATATGGCTATAGTGCGTTATTGGTATGTGGGCAAGATTTATCACGCAGTGAGCTCTTGGTTCATCATTTTCAGCAGCAAAACATGCGTTATCAGCAAGTATCGGTAAAAGGCGAACCCTATATCGCCATGGTCGAAGAGCTGGCTGCAGAAGGGCGGCGATTTAGCCCAGATATGGTGATTGCCATGGGCGGTGGCAGCGTGATTGACACCGGTAAAGCGCTCGCAGCGCTCATCCCCAATCAAGGCAGTGTTTATGATTATATTGAAGTGGTGGGGCGTGCCTTACCCTTGCAAAATAAACCACTGCCATTTATCGCGATTCCTACGACTGCGGGAACTGGAGCAGAAGTGACGCCCAATGCGGTATTAACTTCGGCGCAAGAGCGGATCAAAACCAGCATGCGCTCGCCGCAAATGCTACCTGATCTCGCTATAGTCGATCCTACGTATAGTGCGGGCGCAAGTCCCGAGCTCACGGCGCGAAGTGGCATGGATGCTTTTACCCATCTTATGGAAGCCTATGTCTGTAATGAGCCCAATCCTCTGAGTGATATGGTTTGTGAGGAGGGGCTACGGCGTTTTGTCAGTGCCATTTTGCCAGCAGTAGAAGAAGATGATTTACGCGCGCGCAGCGATTTAGCTTTTGCGGCCATGCTTGGCGGCATGGCGCGGGCCAATGCTAAATTGGGCGCTGCGCATGCATTAGGACGAGCGCTGGGCGGCCGACTGGATATCGCGCACAGCAGTATTACTGCTTATATTGCGCCCTATGTGATGCAGGAGAATATTTTGGCGGCAACCGCCGCCCATCGCCATGATGTGCTCAATCGTTATCGTCAACTCTCATGCCTTTTGACGGGCAGACATAATGCAGAAATTGATGATTGTGTGGCCTGGACAAGACGACTGCTCACGCGTTTGGCCTTGCCATCTATCAGTCACTCAGGTTTGTGCGAGACGCTTTTTGAAGAGGTTGCAGCAGATGCGATGCGCTCCAATGCGCTTAAGGGGAATCCGCTGCCATTGAACCAACAGCGGCTTGTTCAAATCTTGGAGAAAGTGTGTTTGAGCAGTGACTGCGGTTGTCAATTTACGCCACTTGAAGGTAGTGAATCAGCCTAAAATAAAGCGCCAAAATGACTTGAATATTTTAATTGCAAGGTTTCGTGGTTTTTTTTGTGAACAGGACTTGACTAAAAATTCGCGGCATGAATAATTGCGCGGCTTTTAAACGCATCTTGTACTTTTAATCACGATCTTCAGGAGTTTTGGCGCAATGTCTGCACCTCAATACGCCAACCCAGCCCCACTCGGTTTGATGGGCTTTGGTATGACCACCGTTCTTTTGAACATTCACAACGCGGGCTTTTTCCCGGTTGATTCTATGATCATCGCTATGGGTATTTTCTACGGCGGCCTTGCGCAAGTTATCGCAGGTATCATGGAATACCGTAAAGGTAACACCTTTGGTACCACAGCATTTACCTCTTACGGTTTCTTCTGGTTATCACTTGTTTCTGTATGGATGCTGCCAGAGATGGGTCTTGCAAAAGCAAGTCCACACGGCTTCATGGGTTGGTACCTAACCATGTGGGGTATCTTCACTGGTTTCATGTTCATTGGTTCACTGCGCTACTGCCGCGTGAAGCAATTTGTATTTGGTAGCTTGACAGTATTGTTCGCGCTACTTGCGATTCGTGATTTCACCGGTAACACCTTGATCGGTACCATTGCTGGTTTCGAAGGTATCATCTGTGGTGCATCTGCGATTTATTACGCAATGGCACAGGTGATCAACAACGAGTACGGCCGTGTGGTTCTACCTGTTGGTGAGTTGAAGAAGTAATTGACGACTTCTGATGTTAAAAACCCAGCTTAAGCTGGGTTTTTTTGTATTTGGGTCAAAATTTGAACTGAGATCTCTCTCCCAGCAAACTTTTGTTTTAATTCTTTGAAAATTGTCGATTTCGCAGGTTCACCAAGAGAAAAGAGAATTGCTTCGTGACCCAACTCACGACATCACACCATGTCACTTCACAATTAGTGAGCAAAGTAAAAGAATTCACCTCGTCGCTTATCGTCCTACATTAGAGGTGCTGTGGATGTATCTTGCCCATCCCGGTCATATTGATCATATTAAAAGAAATAACTCGGGCGCTATTTACCAATTAATTGATACACATGGCCCTATCTCCCGTATCGAGTTATCCAAGCTGAGCCAACTTGCGCCCGCGAGTATCACCAAAATCACCCGTGAATTGATTGATGCGCACCTGATTAAAGAGACCCAATACCAAGAATCCAACAGTCGTGGACGTCCTGCGATTGGTTTGGTGACCAATAATGAAGGTTGGCAGTTTTTATCTTTGCGCTTAGGGCGTGGCTATATTGCTATGGCGCTGCATGAGCTAGGTGGCGGCATTTTAATTGAAGACTCCACAACCCTAGATGAAATAGAGCAAGCGCCACTGCTCGCGCGTTTAGAGCAAGAGGTCACTCGTTTTCTTTCCGAGCACGTTCGCGATATTGACCGAATTACCAGCTTGGCCGTGAGCTTACCTGGCTTGGTGGATCCGAAACGCGGTGTTGTGGTGCAAATGCCGCATTATCGGGTCAAAGATATGCCGCTTGGCGATGTGCTGCATCAAAGTACAGGTTTGCCTGTTTTTATTGGTAATGATACCGCGGCTTGGACGCTTGCAGAAAAGCTCTTTGGTAATTCAAAGGGTGTGGCGAACTCGATTTTGATTGCTGTGCACTATGGTGTCGGCGCCGGTATTGTGCTTGATAATATTGTGCTGATCAGTGAGCGCGGCAATATTGGCGAACTTGGTCATATTCAAATGGTTGAAGAGGGCATGCCTTGTCATTGTGGCAATCACGGCTGTTTAGAAACTGTGGTGAGCCATACGGCAATGCTCAATCAAATTGAGCAAGATTTAGCTGCTGGCGTTGAAACTAGTTTGCGCGAGCGCTCGATTAGTATTCGTAATTTGTGTATTGCAGCGGTTGAAGGCGATGCTTATGCGACGCGATTGATTGAGTCTTTAGGGCAGCATTTGGGACGTGCGATTGCGATGATGGTCAATGTCTTTCATCCTGAAAAGATCCTTTTTGGCGGTGAATATAATCTTGCGAAATCGATTCTTTATCCCGCGATGCTCAGCGCCATTCATTCTCAATCGATTCCAGTATATACCGAGAACTTAGAACTGCAAGAAACGCAGTTTTTCCATGAGGCGACCATGCCAGGCGCTGCGCTTGTTAAACAAGCCATGTATAACGGCTCGTTGTTAATGAAAGTGATTGAAGGTTAATTTGCGAACCTTGATTGATACTGAAAAGGCGCCATTTGGCGCCTTTTTGCTATTTGTGAATATTGCCATCTATGAATATTTCTATCAGTGAATCAGGCTTCAATTACGCCTGTGCCAGCTCGCTTTGCGGCAGTTGTAAGTTGCGCGGTTCGGCAATGGCACTGGCAATGGCGTTGATCAGCTGCAAACAAGCCGCTTGAGAAATAATGTATGGCGGCATCAAATAGATAAGCTTGCCAAAGGGGCGAATCCACACGCCTTGCTCCACAAAGTGCTGCTGAATTTGCGCCATATTCACTGGATATTTCAGCTCAACCACACCAATGGCCCCCAGCCAACGCACATCGGCAACGTGCGCTGATTTTAAAAGGGCAGGAAGGTGGCGAGCAAACATGTGCTCAATTTGTTGCACCTGCGCTTGCCACTCGTTTTTCTCTAAAATATCTAAACTGGCGCACGCCACGGCGCAGGCGAGCGGATTACCCATAAAGGTCGGCCCATGCATAAAGCAGCCTGCACTGCCGCCACTGACCGTGTGCGCTACATCGCTGGTGGTGAGGGTGGCAGAGAGCGTTATATATCCACCCGTGAGCGCTTTGCCAAGGCATAAAATATCGGCTTCGATGCCGCTGTGCTCACAGGCAAAGAGTTTGCCGGTTCGGCCAAATCCTGTGGCGATCTCATCTGCAATCAGCAAAATGCCATAGTCATCGCAAAGTCTGCGCACGCCGCGAAGAAACTCAGGATGATAAATGCGCATGCCTCCCGCGCCTTGAACAATGGGCTCCAAAATCACTGCGGCAATCTTGCTGTGATGCGTGGCTAGTTGCGCGGAAAAATCATCTAAATCCGATGGCTGCCAGTCACCATCAAATCGGCTGGTGGGTGAGTTGGCAAACAGGTGCTCAGGTAAGAACCCTTTGTATAGCTTGTGCATGGAGTTGTCTGGGTCGGTGACCGACATCGCTGCAAAGGTATCGCCATGATAGCCATGACGCAGGGTAAGAAATTGGCAGCGCGACTCGCCTTTAGCTTGCCAATATTGCAGCGCCATTTTAAGCGCAACTTCGACGGCCACTGATCCAGAATCTGCGAGAAAAAGATGCTGAAAACGTGCGGGTGTCATGGCGATTAATTTTTTTCCCAAAGCGATAGCGGCAGGATGGGTGATACCACCAAACATCACATGCGACATGGACTCAATCTGCTGATGCGCGGCTTGATTGAGTTTCGGGTGATTGTAGCCGTGGATCGCAGCCCACCATGAGGACATGCCATCGACCAGCTGCGCGCCATTATCGAGTTCCAGATAAACGTCTTTGGCGGCAACGACACCATAGCAGGGCAGGGGGTTGGTGGTGGAGGTGTAGGGGTGCCAGAGATGGTTGCGGTCAAATTGCAAATCACACAAATTGCTCATAAAACATCCAAATGTAAACTAGTGCTTTGTTTGTATGTTGACAGCGTAACAGCGCGCAATGGAAAATAACAAGCACTTACTCAACAAAATACGCAACAAAAAAACACAAAAGCATGAGGGAACACTGTGGACGTGAGGCATAACTGGACGCTTGCCGAGGTGCAGGCACTTTTTGAACTTCCTTTTATGGATCTGCTGTTTCAAGCGCAGCTGGTTCATCGTCAATACCATACCCCCAACCAAGTCCAAGTCAGCACTTTGCTCTCCATTAAAACTGGCGCTTGCCCTGAAGACTGCAAATATTGTCCGCAATCGGCGCGCTACACTACGGATGTGGAAAAAGAGCGCTTAATGCAAGTGGAGCAGGTATTAACGGCGGCGCAAAAAGCAAAATCAGCAGGCTCAACCCGTTTTTGTATGGGCGCTGCTTGGAAAAATCCAAAAGCGCGAGATATGCCTTATTTGCTCGATATGGTGCGCGGCGTGAAAGCCATGGGATTAGAAACCTGCATGACCTTGGGCATGCTCACCGCTGAGCAAGCTACTGAGCTTGCGGGCGCAGGGCTGGATTACTACAACCATAATCTGGATACCTCGCCAGAGTTTTACGGCAACATTATCACTACGCGCACCTATCAAGACCGACTCGATACGCTGTCGCATGTGCGTGATGCAGGCATGAAAATTTGCTCGGGCGGGATCATCGGTATGGGTGAAAGCGCCAATGATCGTGCGGGTTTGCTCATTGAACTGGCGAATTTACCCGTGCATCCAGAAAGTGTACCGATCAATATGTTGGTGAAAGTCAAAGGCACGCCGCTGGAACAAGAAAAGGATGTCGAGCCCTTTGACTTTATTCGCATTATTGCTGTCGCGCGGATCATGATGCCGTATTCAGCGGTGCGTTTATCGGCTGGGCGTGAAAATATGAATGCGCAGATGCAAGCGCTGTGTTTTATGGCTGGTGCCAACTCAGTCTTTTATGGTTGTAAGCTATTAACCACGCCAAACCCTGATGAAGACAGCGATCTCCAGCTATTTCGCACATTGGGCATTAATACGGAGCAACGCGCTCAAAAGCCTGACCTGATTCAAGAAGATGAGCTACTCACGCAGGTCAATGAGCGCATAGCGGCAAGACCCACGGCTGATGATTTGTTCTATGACGCGACTCTTTAATCAGCGCCAGCAAGCTGCGCTCATGGCGCGCCGTGCGCAGGGCCTTTATCGCCAGCATGCTGTGTTTGCTGGCGGTATGCTTAATTTTGCCAGTAATGACTACCTTGGTTTAAGTCAGCACAAAGCGGTGATCGCCGCTTGGCAGCAAGCGGCTAAAGCGGGCGTGGGAGCAACTGCGTCGCCTGCGGTCGTTGGTTTTCATGCTACGCATCAAGCGTTGGTGGCGAGTTTATGTGATTGGCTTGGTTTTGAGGATGCGTTGCTGTTTAACTCGGGCTTTAGCGCTAATCAAACTTTGCTGCATACCGTGGTTGAACCGCAAGACCGCTTATTTCAAGACAAACTAAACCATGCCTCTTTAATTGATGCAGGGCTGCATACCAAGGCGCATCATCGCCGATTTGCGCATAACGACTCACAGGCGCTTGCACGCTTGATAAAAAAGCACAATGCGCAAGCGGGGCAAGATTGGGTGGTCACTGAAGGGATTTTCAGCATGGATGGCGATAGTGCCCCTTTGACTGAATTATCGGCGCTTTGTCAACAACAGGGGGCGGCGCTGATCCTTGATGATGCCCATGGTATTGGCGTGACTGGCGAGCAAGGTCGCGGTAGCTGCGACGTGGCCAAGATCAAACCCGATTATCTAATGGTTACATTTGGCAAAGCCTTGGGCATTGGCGGCGCTGCGATTTTAAGTACGCAGCAAAATATCGATTATCTGCGCCAGTTTTCTCGCCACTATGTGTACTCCACCGCGATGCCCATTGCGCAAGCTGCTGCCATTCAATGTGCGATAGAGATTGTGCGTTGGCAGCCAGAGCTTCGCGAAAAATTGCAAAACAATAGTGCCTATTTTGACCAAGGGTTGCGGCAATTAGCGACAGAATTTGGTGAGTTAGGTACGGCATCCATGCCAGCACTTATGTCAGCACGTATGCCAACACTGGCAATCAAGCCGGTGATTCTAAAAAGCAGTGTGCGTACCATGCACATCGCAAGACATTTGGCGGCGCAAGGGATTCAAGTGGGGGCGATTCGTCCACCGACCGTGGCGCCTAATAGTGCACGGCTGCGTATTTGTTTAAGTGCCGCCCATACAGAGGCGCACATTGACAAGCTGCTCAATGAATTGAGGCATGCACTCGCACAGCCACAACCGATCGAAAATCTATCGCAGGAGCTTGCATGCTAGCGCTCAATTTGCCTGAAAAGCACCGTATTCGACAATCTTTTGATCAAGCGGCGCTGCGATACGATCATTACGCGGATTTTCAGCGTCAGGTGGCGACGCGTTTGGCTGACTGGGTGCCCAAAAGTGCAGGGGAACTTGCGCTTGATATTGGTACAGGTACTGGGTTTGGTAGCACATTACTGGTTCAGCAAGGTTGGCACCCCATCGGCCTTGATTTTTCATCCGCGATGCTCAGGCAAGCGAAACAGAGGGGGCTTTCCCATTGGCGTGGTGTTCAGGCAGATGCAGAAGCGCTGCCGTTTCAAGATGAAAGTCTATCACTGATCTATTCCAGCTTGGCGTTGCAATGGTGCCAAGATTTAAGTCGTCCCTTTGCTGAAGCCTATCGGGTATTAAAACCGGGTGGCCGTTTTGTTTGCGCCGTGCTTCTTGATGGCTCATTGCATGAGCTGAAAACTGCATGGCAACAGATTGATTCACATCAACATGTGAATGATTTTTTCACCCTCAATCAGGTCAACTTTGCGCTAGCGCAAAAGCAGATAGTGCAGAGCCAGCTAATCTGTGAACCTGTTGTATGTCGATATGCAACCGCAAGAGCATTGATGCAGGATTTAAAAGGCATTGGCGCCAGTCAAATTGCTAGTCATGCAAGGCAAAGATTGACCAAAGGCACATTACTGCAGCTTGAGCACGCATATCAGCAATATTTTTCAGAGGATGGGGCGCTTCGCGCGACTTATCAAGTTGGATTGATTGAGGTAAGAAAATGACACAGGTTTATTTTGTCGCAGGGACGGACACTGAAGTCGGGAAAACTGTTGCATCGCGAGCCCTCATTCAAGCAATGGCAAAGCAGTATCAAGTTGCAGGTTATAAGCCCATTGCCAGTGACAGCCAAGCAACCGATGCGGGGCTGCGTAATCATGATGCGCTTTGCTTGCTTGATGCTAGTAATTGTACGCTGACTTATGATGAAGTGAATCCATACGCCTATGCACCGCCAATTTCACCGCATATCGCAGCAAAATTGGTGGATATGCCCATTGAGTTTTCGAAAATTTCTGATGGTTTAGAGCGTCTAAAAACAAAAGCGGATGTGGTGCTTGTTGAAGGAGCAGGTGGCTGGCGCGTCCCAGTTTCGGAGAAGGCCACACTGTCACAGTGGGTACAGCAAGAGCAACTGGCGGTGATTTTGGTGGTAGGGATAAAGCTGGGCTGTCTAAATCATGCGATGTTAACTGCAGAAGCTATTGAGCGAGATGGCTTGAAACTTGCGGGTTGGGTTGCCAATCGCGTTAATCCGGGAACCGCCAACTACGCTGAAATTATTGAGATGCTTGAAGACAAACTCAATGCCCCAAAACTCGGTGAAATCCCCTATATGCCGCATATCCACGAGCGTGATTTGGCAGAGTTTATTGATATTTCAGCGCTGCCATTGCCGCAAATGGCCTAAATCATTCCGATAGACTAAGCCGCTTTAGTGCGGCTTTTTTGTGTTTAAAAAACACAGACGCCTTTGTGCTGTTCTTAAGTTTTACGTTGAACATCATTGTGCCTCACAGAATAGATTAGCCAATGTTGAGAATGCTTGGCTCTTTCGCTTTGTTTGTTATGGTGAGGGGCTTCAAGGATGAGGAGGAACCTTTGTATGCTGACTTTGGCACAACTGCAACAAACCATGCACCAACTAGGGCTTTCACAGCGAGTGATTTTGGCACATGGCGCACTGAAATCTTTTGGCTCATGTGATTTCTCACCGCAGCAACTTATTGATACCTTGGCATCGAAAGGTAATACCTTGGTGATGCCCACTTTTGAATATGATTGCTTGGCTAACCCGCCACAGGATGCAACGAATTATCAGCAAAATGCTGTTGAGGGTCCATGGGCATTCTGCTCGCCTCATCCTTTTGTAGGGCATGAAAATCGAATCACGCCAGATATGGGCGCACTGTCGAAAATATTGCTCAATCATCCTATGCGTATTCGAAGCGTACATCCCATCAACTCTTTTACGGCGCTTGGCCCGCAAGCGAAGGCGTTGATGGCGAGGCAAAGCTATCAAGGCCTTTATGATATCTATCAAGCGCTTTGTTCTGACACGCATGAGTTCGATGATGCCGTATTACTGTTGATGGGCGTTGGGCTGACAAGCGCGACACCGATTCATTATGCTGAGCAATTGGCTGGTCGTGCGATGTTTGTGCGCTGGGCTTCGGTGGCAGGTGAGGGGATCGTAGAAACACGAATTGGTGCTTGCTCTTTAGGGTTTGCTGCATTGGATGATGCAGTCGCTACAATCGAGACGCGGGTACTGGTTGGTGAGAGCCTTTGGCGTCTTTTCTCATTGAAAGCCTTTATCGCAGTTTGCCAACAGGCGATTGAGAAAAATCCGGCGCTAATACAATGCCATTCTGATTGCGTGCGCTGTCGTGACATCATTGCGGGTGGGCCATTTGTGCGCCAAAGCGTTGGCGCACAAATGTAAGCATGCCAATTGAAATGCTAGTTGGTTTGGTTATCTGGCTGAGTGTGCAGTTTGACGAGCGCATTGGCTTGGGCAAAGACATCTTGTGTCGGTGGCTCTTGCTCTGCATCAAGTCCTAAGTGGCTTTTGGCTTGCTCTGGTGTCATGCCTAAATGACAGCAGAGAATATCAATCGCAAGGCGGTAATCTTCTTGATTAGACATATTTCACTCTCCTTTGATGCACCTTGAATGATTATATGGGTGCGACTGTTTTTGACTGGCTGAATTTTGTCCTCTTTATACAGCTTATATAGCTTTGGCACAAATGCGTAACAAAGTATATCGAGGGATTGAAAATAGTGGCATTGAGCCTCATATTAATACCAGCCTCAGGTGATGCATGCTTGATTGAACGTCTGGGGTATTGTCGTTTTCTTGTAAGGATAAAAATAATATGAAACGCATTGCGTTGTTTCTTCTAACGAACCTTGCTGTGATGCTGGTTTTTGGTGTTGTTTTAAGCATCATCTACTCAGTCACAGGTATTCCACGCCAAAGTATGACAG encodes the following:
- a CDS encoding iron-containing alcohol dehydrogenase, which encodes MFQFSTANRILFGEGALERSLSLLNQYGYSALLVCGQDLSRSELLVHHFQQQNMRYQQVSVKGEPYIAMVEELAAEGRRFSPDMVIAMGGGSVIDTGKALAALIPNQGSVYDYIEVVGRALPLQNKPLPFIAIPTTAGTGAEVTPNAVLTSAQERIKTSMRSPQMLPDLAIVDPTYSAGASPELTARSGMDAFTHLMEAYVCNEPNPLSDMVCEEGLRRFVSAILPAVEEDDLRARSDLAFAAMLGGMARANAKLGAAHALGRALGGRLDIAHSSITAYIAPYVMQENILAATAAHRHDVLNRYRQLSCLLTGRHNAEIDDCVAWTRRLLTRLALPSISHSGLCETLFEEVAADAMRSNALKGNPLPLNQQRLVQILEKVCLSSDCGCQFTPLEGSESA
- a CDS encoding acetate uptake transporter; protein product: MSAPQYANPAPLGLMGFGMTTVLLNIHNAGFFPVDSMIIAMGIFYGGLAQVIAGIMEYRKGNTFGTTAFTSYGFFWLSLVSVWMLPEMGLAKASPHGFMGWYLTMWGIFTGFMFIGSLRYCRVKQFVFGSLTVLFALLAIRDFTGNTLIGTIAGFEGIICGASAIYYAMAQVINNEYGRVVLPVGELKK
- the mlc gene encoding sugar metabolism global transcriptional regulator Mlc, whose translation is MYLAHPGHIDHIKRNNSGAIYQLIDTHGPISRIELSKLSQLAPASITKITRELIDAHLIKETQYQESNSRGRPAIGLVTNNEGWQFLSLRLGRGYIAMALHELGGGILIEDSTTLDEIEQAPLLARLEQEVTRFLSEHVRDIDRITSLAVSLPGLVDPKRGVVVQMPHYRVKDMPLGDVLHQSTGLPVFIGNDTAAWTLAEKLFGNSKGVANSILIAVHYGVGAGIVLDNIVLISERGNIGELGHIQMVEEGMPCHCGNHGCLETVVSHTAMLNQIEQDLAAGVETSLRERSISIRNLCIAAVEGDAYATRLIESLGQHLGRAIAMMVNVFHPEKILFGGEYNLAKSILYPAMLSAIHSQSIPVYTENLELQETQFFHEATMPGAALVKQAMYNGSLLMKVIEG
- the bioA gene encoding adenosylmethionine--8-amino-7-oxononanoate transaminase, whose protein sequence is MSNLCDLQFDRNHLWHPYTSTTNPLPCYGVVAAKDVYLELDNGAQLVDGMSSWWAAIHGYNHPKLNQAAHQQIESMSHVMFGGITHPAAIALGKKLIAMTPARFQHLFLADSGSVAVEVALKMALQYWQAKGESRCQFLTLRHGYHGDTFAAMSVTDPDNSMHKLYKGFLPEHLFANSPTSRFDGDWQPSDLDDFSAQLATHHSKIAAVILEPIVQGAGGMRIYHPEFLRGVRRLCDDYGILLIADEIATGFGRTGKLFACEHSGIEADILCLGKALTGGYITLSATLTTSDVAHTVSGGSAGCFMHGPTFMGNPLACAVACASLDILEKNEWQAQVQQIEHMFARHLPALLKSAHVADVRWLGAIGVVELKYPVNMAQIQQHFVEQGVWIRPFGKLIYLMPPYIISQAACLQLINAIASAIAEPRNLQLPQSELAQA
- the bioB gene encoding biotin synthase BioB, which encodes MDVRHNWTLAEVQALFELPFMDLLFQAQLVHRQYHTPNQVQVSTLLSIKTGACPEDCKYCPQSARYTTDVEKERLMQVEQVLTAAQKAKSAGSTRFCMGAAWKNPKARDMPYLLDMVRGVKAMGLETCMTLGMLTAEQATELAGAGLDYYNHNLDTSPEFYGNIITTRTYQDRLDTLSHVRDAGMKICSGGIIGMGESANDRAGLLIELANLPVHPESVPINMLVKVKGTPLEQEKDVEPFDFIRIIAVARIMMPYSAVRLSAGRENMNAQMQALCFMAGANSVFYGCKLLTTPNPDEDSDLQLFRTLGINTEQRAQKPDLIQEDELLTQVNERIAARPTADDLFYDATL
- a CDS encoding aminotransferase class I/II-fold pyridoxal phosphate-dependent enzyme; translated protein: MTRLFNQRQQAALMARRAQGLYRQHAVFAGGMLNFASNDYLGLSQHKAVIAAWQQAAKAGVGATASPAVVGFHATHQALVASLCDWLGFEDALLFNSGFSANQTLLHTVVEPQDRLFQDKLNHASLIDAGLHTKAHHRRFAHNDSQALARLIKKHNAQAGQDWVVTEGIFSMDGDSAPLTELSALCQQQGAALILDDAHGIGVTGEQGRGSCDVAKIKPDYLMVTFGKALGIGGAAILSTQQNIDYLRQFSRHYVYSTAMPIAQAAAIQCAIEIVRWQPELREKLQNNSAYFDQGLRQLATEFGELGTASMPALMSARMPTLAIKPVILKSSVRTMHIARHLAAQGIQVGAIRPPTVAPNSARLRICLSAAHTEAHIDKLLNELRHALAQPQPIENLSQELAC
- the bioC gene encoding malonyl-ACP O-methyltransferase BioC; translated protein: MLALNLPEKHRIRQSFDQAALRYDHYADFQRQVATRLADWVPKSAGELALDIGTGTGFGSTLLVQQGWHPIGLDFSSAMLRQAKQRGLSHWRGVQADAEALPFQDESLSLIYSSLALQWCQDLSRPFAEAYRVLKPGGRFVCAVLLDGSLHELKTAWQQIDSHQHVNDFFTLNQVNFALAQKQIVQSQLICEPVVCRYATARALMQDLKGIGASQIASHARQRLTKGTLLQLEHAYQQYFSEDGALRATYQVGLIEVRK
- the bioD gene encoding dethiobiotin synthase, with protein sequence MTQVYFVAGTDTEVGKTVASRALIQAMAKQYQVAGYKPIASDSQATDAGLRNHDALCLLDASNCTLTYDEVNPYAYAPPISPHIAAKLVDMPIEFSKISDGLERLKTKADVVLVEGAGGWRVPVSEKATLSQWVQQEQLAVILVVGIKLGCLNHAMLTAEAIERDGLKLAGWVANRVNPGTANYAEIIEMLEDKLNAPKLGEIPYMPHIHERDLAEFIDISALPLPQMA
- a CDS encoding AAC(3) family N-acetyltransferase, whose translation is MLTLAQLQQTMHQLGLSQRVILAHGALKSFGSCDFSPQQLIDTLASKGNTLVMPTFEYDCLANPPQDATNYQQNAVEGPWAFCSPHPFVGHENRITPDMGALSKILLNHPMRIRSVHPINSFTALGPQAKALMARQSYQGLYDIYQALCSDTHEFDDAVLLLMGVGLTSATPIHYAEQLAGRAMFVRWASVAGEGIVETRIGACSLGFAALDDAVATIETRVLVGESLWRLFSLKAFIAVCQQAIEKNPALIQCHSDCVRCRDIIAGGPFVRQSVGAQM